The proteins below come from a single Solea senegalensis isolate Sse05_10M linkage group LG2, IFAPA_SoseM_1, whole genome shotgun sequence genomic window:
- the LOC122765635 gene encoding cysteine/serine-rich nuclear protein 3-like isoform X2: protein MSGILKRKLEEGTAPYLSLQECDDDEVSCSDSGNSSDSLNHPIPSGLLNSSLQQQSKRLRGRNVHFESVTVYYFSRRQGFTSVPTQGGSTLGMSPRHSGVRRFTLREFAMEQKRSHRNMLRDHLKEEKLNAIKLRLTKNGTVSSAEADTLTLDDISEDDLDVDNTEVDEYFFLQPLTTRRRRTLLRASGVRRIDVEEKHELRALRMSREECGCRCRGICDPETCACSLAGIKCQVDRMSFPCGCTKDGCSNTTGRLEFNPVRVRTHFLHTIMKLELEKSRDEQQQQQQQQQPEQQQQQHVTNGNGYHGDSSLVQQQQQQPNLQFPLMSGTPSHIPIMHLQNTGDTDSHLDEEEDEEEEEEEEEDEEEDEDEEEDDEAYEEDEDGSSMCSGLSDCSTHSLETIDPEEGEEEEDEEEEEEEDEDEEEEEDWDCSLHGTSPPPYSVPLPSVLSYSNNALMRLSNPFHNTATMQHYQMDGSVKDTAAFLSEGVSVTPTLPTVETALESDMNTELHCRTFPGPTPESLAPQTPSHVDTRETSTTPVAQRSLDCTDSQNNPDERESQSEAVAASVDGAKTDNHCAECI, encoded by the exons ATGAGCGGGATTCTGAAGAGGAAGCTCGAGGAGGGCACGGCCCCTTACCTCTCGCTGCAGGAGTGTGACGACGACGAGGTTTCCTGCAGCGACAGCGGCAACAGCAGCGACAGTCTCAACCATCCCATTCCCTCTGGACTGCTCAACT cttctctccAGCAGCAGTCAAAGCGACTGCGGGGTCGCAACGTGCACTTCGAGAGCGTAACCGTCTACTACTTCAGTCGCCGGCAAGGCTTCACCAGCGTGCCCACGCAGGGCGGCAGCACTCTGGGGATGTCACCGCGTCACAGCGGCGTGAGGCGGTTCACCCTCAGGGAGTTTGCCATGGAGCAGAAGAGGAGCCACCGTAACATGTTGAGGGATCACCTGAAGGAGGAGAAGCTCAACGCCATCAAACTCAGA TTGACAAAGAACGGCACCGTGTCATCCGCGGAGGCAGACACCCTCACACTGGACGATATCTCAGAAGACGACCTGGACGTGGACAACACAGAGGTGGACGAGTATTTCTTCCTCCAGCCTCTGACCACGAGGAGACGCCGCACCCTTCTCCGTGCCTCGGGGGTGCGGCGCATCGACGTGGAGGAGAAGCACGAGCTGCGCGCCCTGCGCATGTCCAGAGAGGAGTGTGGGTGCCGGTGCCGTGGGATATGTGACCCGGAAACCTGTGCTTGCAGCCTGGCCGGCATTAAGTGCCAG GTGGACCGCATGTCCTTCCCGTGTGGCTGCACAAAAGACGGCTGCAGCAACACCACGGGACGCCTGGAGTTCAACCCTGTCCGGGTGCGGACCCACTTCCTGCACACCATCATGaagctggagctggagaagagCCGCGacgagcagcaacagcagcagcagcagcagcagcccgagcagcagcagcagcagcatgtaaCCAATGGCAACGGTTACCATGGAGACTCCTCCTtggtccagcagcagcaacagcagccgaACCTGCAGTTTCCACTGATGAGTGGCACGCCGTCGCACATTCCCATCATGCACCTCCAGAACACAGGTGAcacagattcacatttagatgaagaagaagacgaagaagaagaagaggaggaggaggaagacgaggaggaggacgaggatgaggaagaggatgacgaAGCCTACGAGGAAGATGAGGACGGCAGTAGCATGTGCAGCGGGCTGTCAGACTGCAGCACGCACAGCTTAGAAACAATTGACcctgaggagggagaggaggaagaggacgaggaggaggaggaggaggaggatgaggatgaggaagaggaggaagactgGGATTGCTCGTTACACGGAACGAGTCCTCCCCCCTACTCTGTTCCACTTCCTTCGGTGCTGAGTTACTCTAACAACGCGCTCATGCGCCTCAGTAACCCCTTCCACAACACTGCCACCATGCAGCATTATCAAATGGACGGCTCTGTGAAGgacactgctgcttttcttaGTGAAGGTGTCTCCGTCACCCCCACGCTCCCCACAGTAGAGACGGCATTAGAATCGGACATGAACACAGAACTCCACTGCCGAACGTTCCCCGGCCCCACACCCGAGTCCCTCGCGCCCCAAACTCCCTCACACGTAGACACACGTGAAACAAGCACCACACCAGTCGCCCAGCGGTCACTCGACTGCACAGACTCCCAGAACAATCCAGACGAGCGTGAGTCACAGTCTGAGGCTGTGGCTGCGTCTGTGGATGGTGCAAAGACAGACAACCACTGTGCAGAGTGCATCTGA
- the LOC122765635 gene encoding cysteine/serine-rich nuclear protein 3-like isoform X1 yields the protein MSGILKRKLEEGTAPYLSLQECDDDEVSCSDSGNSSDSLNHPIPSGLLNSSLQQQSKRLRGRNVHFESVTVYYFSRRQGFTSVPTQGGSTLGMSPRHSGVRRFTLREFAMEQKRSHRNMLRDHLKEEKLNAIKLRLTKNGTVSSAEADTLTLDDISEDDLDVDNTEVDEYFFLQPLTTRRRRTLLRASGVRRIDVEEKHELRALRMSREECGCRCRGICDPETCACSLAGIKCQVNGTVVDRMSFPCGCTKDGCSNTTGRLEFNPVRVRTHFLHTIMKLELEKSRDEQQQQQQQQQPEQQQQQHVTNGNGYHGDSSLVQQQQQQPNLQFPLMSGTPSHIPIMHLQNTGDTDSHLDEEEDEEEEEEEEEDEEEDEDEEEDDEAYEEDEDGSSMCSGLSDCSTHSLETIDPEEGEEEEDEEEEEEEDEDEEEEEDWDCSLHGTSPPPYSVPLPSVLSYSNNALMRLSNPFHNTATMQHYQMDGSVKDTAAFLSEGVSVTPTLPTVETALESDMNTELHCRTFPGPTPESLAPQTPSHVDTRETSTTPVAQRSLDCTDSQNNPDERESQSEAVAASVDGAKTDNHCAECI from the exons ATGAGCGGGATTCTGAAGAGGAAGCTCGAGGAGGGCACGGCCCCTTACCTCTCGCTGCAGGAGTGTGACGACGACGAGGTTTCCTGCAGCGACAGCGGCAACAGCAGCGACAGTCTCAACCATCCCATTCCCTCTGGACTGCTCAACT cttctctccAGCAGCAGTCAAAGCGACTGCGGGGTCGCAACGTGCACTTCGAGAGCGTAACCGTCTACTACTTCAGTCGCCGGCAAGGCTTCACCAGCGTGCCCACGCAGGGCGGCAGCACTCTGGGGATGTCACCGCGTCACAGCGGCGTGAGGCGGTTCACCCTCAGGGAGTTTGCCATGGAGCAGAAGAGGAGCCACCGTAACATGTTGAGGGATCACCTGAAGGAGGAGAAGCTCAACGCCATCAAACTCAGA TTGACAAAGAACGGCACCGTGTCATCCGCGGAGGCAGACACCCTCACACTGGACGATATCTCAGAAGACGACCTGGACGTGGACAACACAGAGGTGGACGAGTATTTCTTCCTCCAGCCTCTGACCACGAGGAGACGCCGCACCCTTCTCCGTGCCTCGGGGGTGCGGCGCATCGACGTGGAGGAGAAGCACGAGCTGCGCGCCCTGCGCATGTCCAGAGAGGAGTGTGGGTGCCGGTGCCGTGGGATATGTGACCCGGAAACCTGTGCTTGCAGCCTGGCCGGCATTAAGTGCCAGGTAAATGGAACTGTG GTGGACCGCATGTCCTTCCCGTGTGGCTGCACAAAAGACGGCTGCAGCAACACCACGGGACGCCTGGAGTTCAACCCTGTCCGGGTGCGGACCCACTTCCTGCACACCATCATGaagctggagctggagaagagCCGCGacgagcagcaacagcagcagcagcagcagcagcccgagcagcagcagcagcagcatgtaaCCAATGGCAACGGTTACCATGGAGACTCCTCCTtggtccagcagcagcaacagcagccgaACCTGCAGTTTCCACTGATGAGTGGCACGCCGTCGCACATTCCCATCATGCACCTCCAGAACACAGGTGAcacagattcacatttagatgaagaagaagacgaagaagaagaagaggaggaggaggaagacgaggaggaggacgaggatgaggaagaggatgacgaAGCCTACGAGGAAGATGAGGACGGCAGTAGCATGTGCAGCGGGCTGTCAGACTGCAGCACGCACAGCTTAGAAACAATTGACcctgaggagggagaggaggaagaggacgaggaggaggaggaggaggaggatgaggatgaggaagaggaggaagactgGGATTGCTCGTTACACGGAACGAGTCCTCCCCCCTACTCTGTTCCACTTCCTTCGGTGCTGAGTTACTCTAACAACGCGCTCATGCGCCTCAGTAACCCCTTCCACAACACTGCCACCATGCAGCATTATCAAATGGACGGCTCTGTGAAGgacactgctgcttttcttaGTGAAGGTGTCTCCGTCACCCCCACGCTCCCCACAGTAGAGACGGCATTAGAATCGGACATGAACACAGAACTCCACTGCCGAACGTTCCCCGGCCCCACACCCGAGTCCCTCGCGCCCCAAACTCCCTCACACGTAGACACACGTGAAACAAGCACCACACCAGTCGCCCAGCGGTCACTCGACTGCACAGACTCCCAGAACAATCCAGACGAGCGTGAGTCACAGTCTGAGGCTGTGGCTGCGTCTGTGGATGGTGCAAAGACAGACAACCACTGTGCAGAGTGCATCTGA